One Streptomyces sp. NBC_01237 genomic region harbors:
- a CDS encoding DUF881 domain-containing protein encodes MSNSADSPDGPARHTSKWPVRGLTAAVFALAGLIFVTSANTAKGTNIRSDSSLLKLSDLIKERSQNNAELNESTATVREDIDALAQRDDGSTKAEDAKLKALEKAAGTTKITGESVSVTLNDAPPDATANPGYPDPQPNDLVIHQQDLQAVVNALWQGGARGIQVMDQRLISTSAVRCVGNTLILQGRVYSPPYKVTAVGDQGRLRQALNDSTAIRNYQLYVKAYGLGWKVEEDRAVTLPGYSGTVDLHYAQPVE; translated from the coding sequence TTGAGCAATTCTGCCGACTCTCCTGACGGCCCGGCCCGGCACACCTCCAAGTGGCCCGTCCGGGGGCTCACCGCTGCTGTTTTCGCCCTGGCCGGACTGATCTTCGTCACCAGCGCCAACACGGCCAAGGGCACGAACATCCGCAGCGACTCCTCGCTGCTCAAGCTCTCCGACCTGATCAAGGAGCGCAGCCAGAACAACGCCGAGCTCAACGAGTCGACCGCGACCGTGCGCGAGGACATCGACGCCCTGGCCCAGCGCGACGACGGCAGCACGAAGGCCGAGGACGCCAAGCTCAAGGCCCTGGAGAAGGCGGCCGGCACCACGAAGATCACCGGTGAATCCGTCAGCGTGACGCTCAACGACGCGCCCCCGGACGCCACCGCGAACCCGGGTTACCCCGACCCCCAGCCCAATGACCTGGTCATTCACCAGCAGGACCTCCAGGCCGTCGTGAACGCGCTGTGGCAGGGCGGGGCCCGCGGCATCCAGGTCATGGACCAGCGGCTGATCTCCACCAGCGCGGTCCGCTGCGTCGGCAACACGCTGATCCTGCAGGGCCGGGTCTACTCCCCGCCCTACAAGGTCACCGCGGTGGGTGACCAGGGCAGGCTCAGGCAGGCGCTCAACGACTCCACGGCGATCCGGAACTACCAGCTGTACGTGAAGGCGTACGGGCTCGGATGGAAAGTCGAGGAGGACAGGGCGGTGACTCTTCCCGGCTACTCGGGCACAGTGGATCTCCACTACGCGCAGCCTGTGGAGTAG
- the crgA gene encoding cell division protein CrgA, with amino-acid sequence MPKSRIRKKADFTPPSAKQATNIKLTNRSWVAPVMLALFLIGLAWIVIFYVTEGDLPIDALGNWNIVVGFGFIAGGFGVSTQWK; translated from the coding sequence GTGCCGAAGTCACGTATCCGCAAGAAGGCCGACTTCACGCCGCCGTCGGCGAAGCAGGCAACCAACATAAAGCTGACCAACCGCAGTTGGGTGGCGCCGGTGATGCTGGCCCTCTTCCTGATCGGGCTGGCCTGGATCGTGATCTTCTACGTGACCGAGGGCGATCTGCCGATCGACGCCCTGGGCAACTGGAACATCGTCGTGGGCTTCGGCTTCATCGCCGGCGGTTTCGGCGTATCGACCCAGTGGAAGTAA
- a CDS encoding rhomboid family intramembrane serine protease, whose protein sequence is MDQQPPADQGPSGDSGGAPTCYRHPDRETGIRCTRCDRPICTECMVNASVGFQCPDCVRQGSGTGHHPAANQPRTLAGGRVAADPRLVTKVLLGINLAVFVAVWVTGRSWLVDDLMLLGRAWDPSPPPGSIEGVAEGQWYRLVTSMFLHQEVWHIAFNMLGLWWLGGPLEAALGRGRYLALYLLSGLAGSALMYWLAAPNEGSLGASGAVFGLFGATAVMMRRMNYDMRPVLVLLALNLLFTFTLGGIAWEAHVGGLVAGTLIAIGMVHAPRERRTAVQYGTCALVLVAILGIVLARTAALT, encoded by the coding sequence ATGGACCAGCAGCCGCCGGCAGACCAGGGCCCGTCCGGGGACAGCGGCGGCGCGCCGACCTGCTACCGCCACCCGGACCGGGAGACCGGAATCCGCTGCACGCGCTGCGACCGCCCGATCTGCACCGAGTGCATGGTCAACGCTTCCGTCGGTTTCCAGTGCCCGGACTGCGTACGCCAGGGCTCCGGCACGGGACACCATCCGGCCGCCAACCAGCCGCGTACGCTCGCGGGCGGCCGGGTCGCGGCCGACCCGAGGCTGGTCACCAAGGTCCTGCTCGGCATCAACCTCGCGGTCTTCGTGGCGGTCTGGGTCACCGGCCGCTCCTGGCTGGTGGACGATCTGATGCTGCTGGGCCGGGCCTGGGACCCCAGCCCGCCGCCGGGCAGCATCGAAGGGGTCGCCGAGGGCCAGTGGTACCGGCTGGTGACGTCGATGTTCCTGCACCAGGAGGTGTGGCACATCGCGTTCAACATGCTGGGGCTGTGGTGGCTCGGGGGTCCGCTGGAGGCCGCGCTCGGCCGCGGCCGCTATCTGGCGCTCTATCTGCTCTCCGGGCTCGCCGGCAGTGCCCTGATGTACTGGCTCGCGGCCCCGAACGAGGGCTCGCTCGGAGCCTCCGGAGCGGTCTTCGGGCTCTTCGGGGCCACCGCCGTCATGATGCGCCGGATGAACTACGACATGCGGCCGGTCCTGGTGCTGCTCGCACTGAACCTGCTCTTCACCTTCACCTTGGGCGGAATCGCCTGGGAGGCGCATGTCGGCGGTCTGGTCGCGGGCACGCTGATCGCGATCGGCATGGTGCACGCCCCGCGTGAGCGGCGTACAGCCGTGCAGTACGGGACCTGTGCACTGGTTCTGGTGGCGATCCTCGGGATCGTCCTCGCCAGGACTGCCGCGCTCACCTGA
- a CDS encoding peptidylprolyl isomerase: MAEQLYATLKTNQGDIEIRLLPNHAPKTVRNFVELAKGEREWTHPATGKKSTDKLYDGTVFHRVISGFMIQGGDPLGNGTGGPGYEFADEFHPELAFTKPYLLAMANAGPGTNGSQFFLTVSPTAWLTGKHTIFGEVSGEAGKKVVDAIAATQTNPRTDRPVQDVVIESVVIETR; this comes from the coding sequence GTGGCCGAGCAGCTTTACGCCACCTTGAAGACCAATCAAGGCGACATCGAGATCCGGCTTCTGCCGAACCACGCGCCCAAAACGGTCAGGAACTTCGTCGAGCTCGCCAAGGGCGAGCGCGAGTGGACCCACCCCGCGACCGGGAAGAAGTCCACGGACAAGCTGTACGACGGCACCGTCTTCCACCGGGTGATCAGCGGCTTCATGATCCAGGGCGGGGACCCGCTGGGCAACGGCACCGGCGGTCCCGGCTACGAGTTCGCCGACGAGTTCCACCCGGAGCTGGCGTTCACCAAGCCGTACCTGCTGGCCATGGCCAACGCGGGCCCGGGGACGAACGGTTCGCAGTTCTTCCTGACCGTGTCGCCCACCGCGTGGCTGACCGGCAAGCACACCATCTTCGGCGAGGTCTCCGGCGAGGCCGGCAAGAAGGTCGTGGACGCCATCGCGGCAACGCAGACCAACCCGCGCACCGACCGTCCGGTGCAGGACGTGGTGATCGAGTCGGTCGTCATCGAGACCCGCTGA
- a CDS encoding DUF5324 family protein, producing MTRIDRVRAATYSAKDSAQHAAEVVAPYADTAKEQAAHYANEARVRLAPKVTRASHQARAQYASHLAPRIEQALTHVPPKVDEAAHRAAVRTRQAARSAADYTVPRVEHAVAVAQPVAEQATARSAAALAALRGQVTAKEIQKLVKKHERRARAGRVARSVVVLGVLAGGAYAAWRWWDKQANPDWLVEPPAPTEVSDERAPLTSVDGSGEPVLDPEVRAKQADSESGDVEGTDRDDRR from the coding sequence GTGACCCGCATCGACCGCGTGCGCGCCGCAACCTACTCGGCGAAGGACAGCGCTCAGCACGCCGCGGAAGTGGTGGCGCCCTACGCCGACACGGCCAAGGAACAGGCCGCACATTATGCGAACGAGGCACGTGTACGGCTCGCGCCCAAGGTGACCAGGGCGTCCCACCAGGCCCGTGCCCAGTACGCGTCCCATCTCGCGCCACGTATCGAACAAGCGCTGACCCATGTACCGCCCAAGGTCGACGAGGCCGCGCACCGCGCCGCGGTCCGGACCCGGCAGGCCGCACGGAGCGCCGCCGACTACACCGTGCCCCGCGTCGAGCACGCGGTGGCCGTGGCCCAGCCCGTCGCCGAGCAGGCCACCGCTCGCAGCGCGGCGGCACTGGCCGCCCTGCGCGGACAGGTCACGGCGAAGGAGATCCAGAAGCTGGTCAAGAAGCACGAGCGGCGGGCCAGGGCCGGCCGGGTGGCCAGGAGCGTCGTCGTACTGGGTGTCCTGGCGGGCGGCGCGTACGCCGCCTGGCGGTGGTGGGACAAGCAGGCCAACCCGGACTGGCTGGTCGAGCCGCCCGCCCCCACGGAGGTGTCCGACGAGCGCGCACCGCTGACCTCGGTCGACGGCAGCGGCGAGCCGGTGCTCGACCCGGAGGTCCGGGCGAAGCAGGCCGATTCCGAGTCGGGCGACGTGGAAGGCACCGACCGCGACGACCGGCGCTGA
- a CDS encoding DUF2690 domain-containing protein, protein MTDGSGPPSSGGEPGAPGGDAGSAGGDGRRAGTGGGRGFGRAAAWIRRHGPSTLIGSVLVTVVGATVTVVLTALIGDGGGGGEAEAGPGPSGVSARVTAGPGPTPRTSPPGCTGEGCAGLDPKDTGCGDHARTVGSEWAGTMSLEIRYSPECRTVWGKLTGAEVGDTVEIRTSPTRYQIAKVLRGHTKYTSMLPAPAGFTAQASAVAVNATVERDVPPGHVVRVGADSSDLPSGGTVDGVVDGVVSGTAGDADSGTAGAGRNPASAS, encoded by the coding sequence ATGACAGACGGTAGCGGGCCCCCTTCGTCGGGCGGCGAGCCCGGTGCCCCGGGCGGGGACGCGGGCAGTGCGGGCGGGGACGGCCGGCGTGCGGGTACCGGCGGCGGCCGGGGCTTCGGCCGTGCGGCCGCGTGGATACGGCGTCACGGCCCCTCGACGCTCATCGGATCGGTTCTCGTCACCGTCGTGGGCGCGACGGTGACGGTGGTCCTGACCGCGCTGATCGGTGACGGCGGAGGCGGCGGCGAGGCGGAAGCCGGGCCGGGCCCGTCCGGGGTGTCCGCGCGGGTCACGGCCGGACCCGGGCCGACACCCCGGACGAGCCCGCCCGGCTGCACGGGCGAGGGCTGCGCGGGGCTCGACCCCAAGGACACCGGCTGCGGCGACCACGCGAGAACCGTGGGGAGCGAGTGGGCGGGCACGATGAGCCTGGAGATCCGCTACAGCCCGGAGTGCCGGACCGTGTGGGGCAAGCTGACCGGGGCGGAGGTCGGCGACACCGTCGAGATCCGGACCTCACCGACCAGGTACCAGATCGCCAAGGTGCTGAGGGGGCACACGAAGTACACGTCGATGCTTCCCGCCCCGGCGGGGTTCACGGCGCAGGCGAGCGCCGTCGCGGTCAACGCGACCGTCGAACGGGACGTTCCGCCGGGGCATGTGGTGAGGGTCGGGGCGGACAGCTCGGACCTGCCCTCCGGGGGCACGGTGGACGGCGTGGTGGACGGCGTGGTCAGCGGTACGGCTGGGGACGCGGACAGCGGTACGGCCGGGGCGGGCCGGAATCCGGCTTCCGCTTCCTGA
- a CDS encoding PDZ domain-containing protein, which yields MRPPHPSPPLSPRRTRAGATATVAALALAGLTLLPTAGASATTASATPRAVQLYVSPTGNDHAQGTKARPFRTLERAQRAARKAAKTRRGPVDVIVRGGTYRLRQTLGFGPEDSGTAAAPVRYTAARGEKAVISGGRSLTPHWRTHSGKVRVADVGRGLDFDELFLDGARQTLARYPNHDPATAILGGYAADAASAQRAARWKNPTTALVRGLHQGEWGGNSFKVTGLGPDGTPTLSWVGDNNRGSGLHPTYRMVENVFEELDAPGEWFYDKPAGKLYFYAPEGTDLSRAKIATAERNELIRVEGKSSTAPVRHLSFTGFTFTQTHRTLFNQPYEKLQLGDWAIARAGAVHLKNTARVDIRGSRFDQVGGNAVLLDGYNSGNAVSGNEFSHSGASDVAVIGSPDAVREPSTWDSMRRTISDTAPGPKTENYPRDISVDDNYMHDNGQFEKQTSGVQISMSRRVTVAGNTLHDGPRACVDINDGTWGGHVIEDNDIFNCVKETSDHGPVNAWGRDRFWPLTADDATKKSYAKLDAMETTVIRHNRIRHSSHWDIDLDDGSSNYLVENNLLLNGGVKLREGFHRTVRNNVFVNGGAHFHVWYADSGDTVEKNLFVTADPYDLIQVDTARSRPVIDNNLFWNNGRPVPDLSDAWRGRGLDTHSLIADPKFTGSDPFSDPKKLDYTVQDGSPALALGFRNIPMTGFGKAGSPTPPPVEWADDTPTDTVDAFPEPLLGALATRIYSDRIKSSTGLTDSDGLYLQTVAQTSEAYLQGLRGNDVIRRVDGAQVTDRDSFWHVYNGLAPGSSMRLTIWRDQASSDLTVTKPVGGEQLNNTSGVLYGGSGWDWKNASRGGAGGWADDVHATQTKGDSFELAFNGTAIDLITQVNSDEGQVDLYLDGTLVATIDNHSDTRVHQRTVFSRTGLAPGPHTLKGVMKTGDYFIVDSFKVS from the coding sequence GTGCGCCCACCGCACCCCTCACCGCCGCTCTCCCCGAGAAGAACGCGGGCGGGCGCCACCGCCACGGTCGCCGCCCTCGCGCTGGCCGGGCTCACCCTGCTGCCCACCGCCGGCGCCTCCGCCACCACCGCCTCCGCGACGCCCCGCGCCGTACAGCTCTATGTGTCCCCCACCGGGAACGACCACGCCCAGGGCACGAAAGCCAGGCCCTTCCGCACTCTGGAACGCGCCCAGCGGGCCGCCCGCAAGGCCGCGAAGACCAGGCGCGGCCCGGTCGACGTCATCGTGCGCGGCGGTACGTACCGGCTGCGACAGACCCTGGGATTCGGGCCCGAGGACTCCGGCACCGCCGCCGCCCCGGTCCGGTACACGGCCGCTCGCGGCGAGAAGGCCGTCATCAGCGGCGGCCGCTCGCTCACCCCGCACTGGAGGACGCACTCCGGCAAGGTACGGGTCGCCGACGTCGGCCGCGGCCTGGACTTCGACGAACTGTTCCTCGACGGTGCGCGCCAGACCCTCGCCCGCTACCCCAACCACGACCCGGCGACCGCGATCCTCGGCGGCTACGCCGCCGACGCCGCGTCCGCCCAGCGCGCGGCCCGCTGGAAGAACCCGACGACCGCACTCGTACGCGGACTGCACCAGGGCGAGTGGGGCGGCAACTCCTTCAAGGTCACCGGCCTCGGCCCGGACGGCACACCCACGCTCTCCTGGGTCGGCGACAACAACCGCGGCAGCGGGCTGCACCCCACGTACCGCATGGTGGAGAACGTCTTCGAGGAGCTGGACGCACCCGGCGAATGGTTCTACGACAAGCCCGCCGGCAAGCTCTACTTCTACGCCCCCGAAGGCACCGACCTCAGCAGGGCCAAGATCGCGACGGCCGAGCGGAACGAGCTGATCCGGGTCGAGGGGAAGAGCAGTACGGCCCCCGTACGCCACCTCTCCTTCACCGGTTTCACCTTCACCCAGACCCATCGCACCCTCTTCAACCAGCCGTACGAGAAGCTCCAGCTGGGCGACTGGGCCATCGCCCGCGCCGGTGCGGTCCACCTGAAGAACACCGCGCGGGTGGACATCAGGGGCTCCCGCTTCGACCAGGTCGGCGGAAACGCCGTCCTCCTGGACGGCTACAACAGCGGGAACGCGGTGTCCGGCAACGAGTTCAGCCACTCCGGGGCCTCGGACGTCGCGGTCATCGGCAGCCCGGACGCCGTACGCGAGCCGTCCACCTGGGACAGCATGCGCAGGACGATCAGCGACACCGCTCCCGGGCCGAAGACCGAGAACTACCCGCGTGACATCAGCGTCGATGACAACTACATGCACGACAACGGGCAGTTCGAGAAGCAGACGTCCGGCGTGCAGATCTCGATGAGCCGTCGCGTCACCGTCGCCGGGAACACCCTCCACGACGGCCCGCGCGCCTGCGTCGACATCAACGACGGCACCTGGGGCGGCCATGTCATCGAGGACAACGACATCTTCAACTGCGTGAAGGAGACCTCCGACCACGGACCGGTCAACGCCTGGGGCCGCGACCGCTTCTGGCCGCTCACGGCGGACGACGCGACGAAGAAGTCGTACGCGAAGCTCGACGCGATGGAGACCACCGTCATCCGGCACAACCGGATCCGGCACTCCTCGCACTGGGACATCGACCTCGACGACGGCTCGTCCAACTATCTGGTCGAGAACAACCTGCTGCTCAACGGTGGCGTCAAGCTGCGCGAGGGCTTCCACCGGACCGTACGCAACAACGTCTTCGTCAACGGCGGCGCGCACTTCCACGTCTGGTACGCGGACAGCGGCGACACGGTCGAGAAGAACCTCTTCGTGACCGCCGACCCGTACGACCTGATCCAGGTGGACACGGCGAGGAGCAGGCCGGTCATCGACAACAACCTGTTCTGGAACAACGGGCGCCCCGTTCCCGACCTGAGCGACGCCTGGCGGGGCCGGGGCCTCGACACCCACTCGCTGATCGCCGACCCGAAATTCACCGGGAGCGACCCGTTCAGCGACCCGAAGAAGCTCGACTACACCGTCCAGGACGGCTCACCCGCTCTGGCGCTGGGATTCAGGAACATCCCGATGACGGGCTTCGGCAAGGCCGGCTCCCCCACTCCGCCGCCCGTCGAGTGGGCCGACGACACCCCCACCGACACGGTCGACGCCTTCCCCGAACCGCTGCTCGGCGCACTGGCGACGCGGATCTACTCCGACCGGATCAAGTCCTCCACCGGCCTCACCGACAGCGACGGGCTCTACCTCCAGACCGTCGCGCAGACGTCGGAGGCGTACCTGCAGGGGCTGCGCGGAAATGACGTGATCCGCAGGGTCGACGGCGCTCAGGTCACGGACCGCGACAGCTTCTGGCACGTGTACAACGGCCTGGCGCCCGGCTCCTCGATGAGGCTGACGATCTGGCGCGACCAGGCGTCCTCCGACCTGACCGTCACCAAGCCCGTCGGCGGCGAGCAGCTCAACAACACCTCCGGAGTGCTGTACGGCGGCAGCGGCTGGGACTGGAAGAACGCCTCCCGAGGCGGCGCCGGTGGCTGGGCCGACGATGTGCACGCGACGCAGACGAAGGGCGACTCCTTCGAGCTGGCCTTCAACGGCACCGCCATCGACCTCATCACCCAGGTCAACAGCGACGAGGGCCAGGTCGACCTGTATCTCGACGGCACACTCGTGGCCACGATCGACAACCACAGCGACACCCGTGTCCACCAGCGGACCGTCTTCAGCAGGACGGGCCTCGCACCTGGCCCGCACACCCTCAAGGGCGTCATGAAGACGGGCGACTACTTCATCGTCGACAGCTTCAAGGTCTCGTAG
- a CDS encoding helix-turn-helix domain-containing protein has product MDAAQQEATARARELQRSWYGEPLGALFRRLIDDLGLNQARLAAVLGLSAPMLSQLMSGQRAKIGNPAVVQRVQALQELASQVADGSVSAGEATDRMEEIKKSQGGSVLTNTGQTTNTGGAPTVRRVVREIQSLLRSVAAAGDIIDAADSLAPTHPELAEFLKVYGAGRTADAVAHYEGHQS; this is encoded by the coding sequence ATGGACGCAGCGCAGCAAGAGGCAACGGCAAGAGCCAGGGAGCTTCAGCGCAGTTGGTACGGAGAGCCGCTCGGTGCGCTCTTCCGCCGGCTGATCGATGATCTCGGCCTGAACCAGGCCCGGCTCGCCGCCGTACTCGGGCTGTCGGCGCCCATGTTGTCCCAGCTGATGAGCGGCCAGCGGGCCAAGATCGGCAACCCCGCGGTCGTCCAGCGTGTGCAGGCCCTTCAGGAGCTGGCCAGCCAGGTCGCGGACGGCAGCGTCAGCGCGGGCGAGGCCACCGACCGGATGGAAGAGATCAAGAAGTCCCAGGGCGGCTCCGTCCTGACCAACACCGGGCAGACCACGAACACGGGCGGAGCCCCCACCGTCCGCCGCGTGGTGCGCGAGATCCAGTCGCTGCTGAGGTCGGTCGCCGCGGCCGGGGACATCATCGACGCCGCCGACTCCCTCGCCCCGACCCACCCGGAACTGGCAGAGTTCCTCAAGGTGTACGGAGCGGGGCGCACCGCGGACGCGGTCGCGCACTACGAGGGGCACCAGAGCTGA
- a CDS encoding serine/threonine protein kinase, giving the protein MGEVFAGRYELIDPIGRGGVGAVWRAWDHRRRRYVAAKVLQQSDAHTLLRFVREQALRIEHPHVLAPASWAADDDKVLFTMNLVSGGSLAHVIGDYGPLPPRFVCLLLDQLLSGLSTVHAEGVVHRDIKPANILMEATGTGRPHLRLSDFGISMRKGEPRLTETNYVVGTPGYFAPEQMMGAEPDFPADLFAVGLVALYLLQGQKPDSQALVEHFVTHGTPSAPQGIPEPLWQVLAGLLQPDPQSRFRTATGARKALTAAVEMLPEPGPGDEPVEVFDQIGPLPAGFGPDGPVAGLQAPGQAAQAPHATQPPQDASQATQPPSARQPYTQDPYTQDPYAQQPAQQPVSMSETGSFHLAPPPQQSTPASTQPPHPSQSAVPPVPPAPLPAHAGAPYAAGTPDLSHAPTSAVPHDPAATRAYTAQHPQASHPGASVPSPHAPASHGAPAPRTRTGPPRKVAVPVLLVALLCFAVGIWALTQS; this is encoded by the coding sequence ATGGGTGAGGTCTTCGCTGGTCGGTACGAACTGATCGATCCGATCGGACGTGGTGGGGTCGGCGCCGTGTGGCGGGCCTGGGACCACCGGCGCCGCCGCTACGTGGCGGCCAAGGTCCTGCAACAGAGCGACGCGCACACGCTGCTGCGCTTCGTACGCGAACAGGCGCTGCGCATCGAGCACCCGCACGTGCTGGCTCCCGCCAGCTGGGCCGCCGACGACGACAAGGTCCTGTTCACCATGAATCTGGTCAGCGGCGGTTCGCTGGCCCATGTCATAGGCGACTACGGCCCGTTGCCGCCGCGCTTCGTCTGTCTGCTGCTGGACCAGCTGCTGTCCGGACTGTCCACGGTGCACGCGGAGGGCGTGGTCCACCGGGACATCAAGCCGGCCAACATCCTGATGGAGGCCACCGGAACGGGCCGTCCGCATCTGCGCCTCTCCGACTTCGGCATCTCGATGCGCAAGGGCGAACCGCGCCTGACCGAGACCAACTACGTGGTGGGCACGCCCGGTTACTTCGCACCCGAGCAGATGATGGGCGCGGAGCCGGACTTCCCCGCCGACCTGTTCGCCGTCGGCCTCGTCGCGCTCTATCTGCTCCAGGGCCAGAAGCCCGACTCCCAGGCGCTCGTCGAACACTTCGTCACCCACGGCACCCCGAGCGCCCCGCAGGGCATCCCGGAGCCGTTGTGGCAGGTCCTGGCCGGTCTGCTGCAACCCGACCCGCAGTCCCGCTTCCGGACCGCCACCGGGGCGCGCAAGGCCCTGACGGCGGCGGTCGAGATGCTGCCCGAACCGGGCCCGGGCGACGAGCCGGTCGAGGTCTTCGACCAGATCGGTCCGCTACCGGCCGGATTCGGCCCCGACGGCCCCGTGGCGGGCCTCCAGGCGCCCGGACAGGCCGCACAGGCTCCCCACGCCACCCAGCCGCCCCAGGACGCCTCTCAGGCCACACAGCCGCCCTCCGCGCGGCAGCCGTACACACAGGATCCGTACACACAGGATCCGTACGCGCAGCAGCCCGCACAGCAGCCCGTCTCGATGTCGGAGACGGGCAGCTTCCACCTGGCGCCGCCTCCTCAGCAGTCCACGCCTGCGTCCACGCAACCGCCCCACCCGTCGCAGTCGGCCGTGCCTCCCGTGCCTCCCGCCCCGCTCCCGGCGCACGCGGGCGCCCCCTACGCCGCCGGAACCCCGGACCTCTCCCACGCCCCCACCTCCGCGGTGCCGCACGATCCGGCCGCCACCCGGGCCTACACCGCCCAGCACCCGCAGGCTTCCCACCCCGGCGCATCGGTCCCCTCGCCGCACGCCCCCGCGTCGCACGGTGCCCCCGCCCCCCGGACGCGAACGGGACCGCCCCGAAAGGTGGCGGTCCCGGTCCTGCTGGTGGCGCTGCTCTGTTTCGCGGTCGGCATCTGGGCGCTGACCCAGAGCTGA
- a CDS encoding DLW-39 family protein encodes MKKLLLVALAAIGGLLVYRQIQADRAEQDLWTEATDSVPAGSGV; translated from the coding sequence GTGAAGAAGCTTCTCCTGGTCGCACTGGCCGCCATCGGCGGGCTCCTCGTGTACCGCCAGATCCAGGCGGATCGCGCCGAGCAGGATCTGTGGACGGAGGCGACCGACTCCGTGCCCGCAGGTTCGGGTGTGTGA
- a CDS encoding DUF6344 domain-containing protein produces the protein MSTFRVKSIWTAFITAFFAILASLGLASTPAAAITQPTATTQEHTGATAATATTPSVRWTLPRDRALPPTMKQRIRAEAHNSSPATRHLSADTTDALNAAGTARTNPAAPADDSSLLPP, from the coding sequence ATGAGCACCTTCCGGGTCAAGAGCATCTGGACCGCCTTCATCACCGCCTTCTTCGCGATCCTCGCGTCGCTGGGCCTCGCCTCCACCCCCGCCGCGGCGATCACGCAGCCGACGGCCACGACTCAGGAGCACACGGGTGCGACCGCGGCAACCGCGACCACCCCGTCGGTCCGATGGACCCTTCCGCGTGACAGGGCGCTGCCACCCACGATGAAGCAGCGCATCCGCGCCGAAGCGCACAACTCCTCACCGGCCACCCGGCACCTGTCCGCCGACACCACGGACGCCCTGAACGCCGCGGGAACGGCCCGCACCAACCCCGCGGCCCCGGCGGACGACTCGTCCCTGCTGCCACCCTGA
- a CDS encoding DUF3566 domain-containing protein, translating to MTDTRGPQPQYEGYATGPLPGEREPAPGTAGPYHPPQAYPSPSGGTQGGQQRGGQQGGTQGGAQAMRLPRTGARTTPRTRKARLRVAKADPWSVMKVSFLLSIALGICTVVASAVLWMVMDAMGVFDTVGGTISEATGSNESNGFDLQSFLSLPRVLIFTSVIAVIDVVLATALATLGAFIYNLSAGFVGGVELTLAEDE from the coding sequence GTGACGGACACTCGGGGGCCTCAGCCCCAGTACGAGGGTTACGCGACCGGGCCGTTGCCCGGCGAGCGTGAGCCCGCGCCGGGGACGGCGGGGCCGTACCACCCGCCGCAGGCGTACCCGTCGCCCTCGGGCGGCACACAAGGGGGTCAGCAGCGCGGCGGTCAGCAGGGCGGCACACAGGGCGGCGCGCAGGCGATGCGCCTGCCGCGCACGGGGGCGCGGACCACTCCGCGCACCCGCAAGGCGCGGCTGCGGGTGGCGAAGGCCGATCCGTGGTCGGTGATGAAGGTCAGCTTCCTGCTCTCCATCGCCCTGGGCATCTGCACGGTGGTCGCGTCGGCGGTGCTGTGGATGGTGATGGACGCGATGGGCGTCTTCGACACCGTCGGCGGCACGATCAGCGAGGCCACCGGTTCGAACGAGAGCAACGGCTTCGATCTCCAGTCGTTCCTGTCGCTGCCGCGCGTCCTCATCTTCACGTCGGTCATCGCCGTGATCGACGTGGTTCTGGCGACCGCGCTGGCGACGCTGGGCGCGTTCATCTACAACTTGTCGGCGGGCTTTGTGGGCGGCGTCGAGCTCACTCTGGCCGAGGACGAGTAG